GATGGTGTCTTTATCGCCATAGGCCATATTCCAAATACAGCGGTATGGAAAGGAAAGATTGAGCTTGATAAAGCAGGATATGTTGTTGTTAGAAACGGCACATCCACTTCCGTCAAAGGCATATTTGCCGCAGGAGATGTGCAAGACCATACCTATCGCCAAGCAGTAACAGCCGCAGGCAGTGGATGTATGGCAGCCCTCGATGCAGAAAGATTTCTCGAGATGTCTGAAGAAAATTGATTCTTTATGAAAACTTTTCTTTGTTGATATAAAGAATGATGCAAATGATTCCTGCTGCAATTATACCAAAAATGTCATAACTAAGCTTTGCGCGCTTTGAGACTTCAGTGCCCGCCATCAGCGCCCATGAATGCGTGCTTACGACAGCATAAACCATATAGGCAAATGTGAGGAAAAAGCCAAAGAGCTTTTTCATTGTGAAAAGCCCATAAATCATAAGCACGATTAGGGTAAGCTGAATGGCATCCATAATTTTTGCATAGATGCCAAAAATTCTGAAGCCCAGAATTACATTGACCGCTTTCCCATCCATTTTAGGAGTCATAATTCCTGTGAAATCAGCAAAAACCATAAGTCCCCATACGATAAAAAGAATAGCTATAATTGTTATTGGAAGGGGGCGGGAGGAAGATTTGACTGCATTTTCATCCATATCAATACCCTCCTTTTAAAGGTGGTAATTCATATGAAAATTGTAAAATGATTCAATGAAGCAATGCAATAAAAAAAGTATAAAATAATCGGATTCAGTTTTCTTCTCTATCAGGTAATTCACGCTCATCCATAAGCATCGTGAAAAAGGCGCGTTGCCCTGAAAGCGGGACATCAAATCCATCTTTTTTGAAAAGATAGTATTCATTTATTGCCTGCTTCTCTATGATTCTTTCTCGCCATTCATTGACAGGGCATTCATAGGGAGAAGATTGTATGACTTTTCCGTATGCGGCACATACTATATCAAGTATCTGGGGGGCAAAATCTTCATCGAGGATATCCTTTTTAAAATGTAAAAAACCTGTAATACTGATATTTCGTGAAAGAGTCCTCTTCTTCAATTCTTTTGAGCTTTTTTCATAATCTATACCAAAGGGCTTGAGTTTTTCACTTAGAAAATTATCAAATATTTTTATATGCTCTTGGCTTTGGACTGTCGGCAATCCAGCAAAAAAAAGTGTTTGTTTTTTACCGGGTAGATTCTGCAATGCTGAATCAGTAGAAAGGGGAGGATAGCCGGGGCAGGTAACCCAAATGCTTGATGGCAGTTTAACAAAATATTCACCTTTGCGCGTTTCTTTTTTTAAAAGGACAAACCTTATTTTTTTTGCTTCGTCGTAAAATTCTTCGATTTTATGCCATATATATGTTTCTTTGTATCTGTAATTGTAATCATATTCTGCAATTTTTTCTCCCATTAATTGTTTCATTCTTTTCTCCTTTTTGAATCACCTTTACGCAATTTATCGAAGAATATCTATTTTTCCGAAAACACCGTCATAACCTGGGGTTATTTTCACTTTTCCTTTTCGCACATTTATTATGGCTTCTGCTATACTTTCATCTGCCGCTTCTTTGATATCATTTCTTTTTGCATCGAGCAGAATATTAAATTCGCTTTTTAATTCTCGTACGAGTTTGTTATATATTTCTCTAACTGTCTTGCTTTTTTTGCCTATCCCGACAACTTTTGAAATAATATCATCTAACGGGACGAGATGCTTTGAGTTTACCACATCAGGATAATCTTCAACATGGCTTCTATCTGAGAGTTTATGGATTCTATTTAAAACTCCTTGAGTCAGTGTTTTCCCGCATCTTGGACACCTTTTTTTCTCTTTTTCTTTTTTCTTTGGCACAATGGAAAAATTGCATTTTCTATGTCCGTCTGCAAAATATTTTCCTTCCTGCGGATAAAATTCAATAGTGTATAGAAGTTTGTCATTCCCCTTTTTCCCTTTTAGAGAGTTTTTCAATGAATTAAAGTTTTTTAATGATGAAAAAACATTTGCTTCTCTTCCAATTGCCATTGGCGAATGTGCATCAGAGTTTGAGATAAGTGTATATCTGTCAAGCTTAGACACTTTGCGATTCATTGCAGGGTCTGATGATAAGCCTGTTTCCAATGCAAATATGTATTCACTCATATCTTCAAAACATTCCTCAGGGGAATCAAATCCTGAGAATGATCCGAAAAGAGAATACCATGGTG
This genomic interval from Candidatus Schekmanbacteria bacterium contains the following:
- a CDS encoding DNA helicase UvrD, producing the protein MAIIADFHIHSKFSIATSPLMIPKYISQYAEIKGVDIVGTGDFLHPKYLEILENKLIESADGIYTLKNGRGKTLFVLTTEICNIFRHNGKTKKIHTLMFSPSLKDCKKMSKSLENLGKIGSDGRPIFSMHIKEIMKRIMDINNEVFFVPAHIWTPWYSLFGSFSGFDSPEECFEDMSEYIFALETGLSSDPAMNRKVSKLDRYTLISNSDAHSPMAIGREANVFSSLKNFNSLKNSLKGKKGNDKLLYTIEFYPQEGKYFADGHRKCNFSIVPKKKEKEKKRCPRCGKTLTQGVLNRIHKLSDRSHVEDYPDVVNSKHLVPLDDIISKVVGIGKKSKTVREIYNKLVRELKSEFNILLDAKRNDIKEAADESIAEAIINVRKGKVKITPGYDGVFGKIDILR